A stretch of Campylobacter showae DNA encodes these proteins:
- the secD gene encoding protein translocase subunit SecD, with translation MRNGKITYRLIIFALALILGIIFSAPSFTDKLGGSKISLGLDLQGGLHMLLGVETEEAVHSKIKSIAASVNYFAKKEDVLIDSFKIREDKVDFELLDADEAAKIDGMLKDIKGLNVQKDGLKYSIGLTDAEKAETIEYAINQAVETIRNRLDQFGLAEPTVARQGKDNILVELPGIKTAADEQRARDLIAKAAHLQLMAVDEKRQSQANSMSEAEAESYGDIIYPDVKNEQIKYVVKNIPVLDGAMLTDARVAFDQRTNSPIISFTLNAEGARIFGDFTGANVGKRLAIVLDGRVYSAPSINERIGGGSGQISGGFSVEEAHDVAIALRSGALLAPVKMLEKRSVGPSLGADSIRQSMIALASASVLVVLFMIAYYGFSGILANIALVANILILVAVMAMFGAALTLPGMAGIVLTIGMAVDANVIINERIRELLRDGASIATSVKKGYENAMSAIIDANLTTLITSVVLYAYGTGPVKGFAVTMGIGIIASMITAILGTHGMFDTIINKIEKSGNTRFWFGYKRV, from the coding sequence ATGCGTAACGGCAAAATAACGTATAGGCTGATTATCTTTGCTTTGGCTTTGATTTTGGGCATTATATTTTCCGCGCCGTCGTTTACGGACAAGCTAGGCGGCTCTAAAATCAGTCTAGGACTTGATTTGCAGGGCGGACTTCATATGCTCCTTGGCGTCGAGACCGAGGAGGCCGTGCACTCAAAGATCAAATCTATAGCCGCTAGCGTGAACTATTTTGCGAAAAAAGAGGACGTTTTGATCGATAGCTTTAAGATCCGCGAAGACAAGGTGGACTTTGAGCTGCTTGATGCGGACGAAGCCGCTAAAATCGACGGTATGCTAAAGGATATCAAGGGTCTTAACGTACAAAAAGACGGTCTAAAATACTCTATCGGTTTAACCGACGCCGAGAAGGCCGAAACTATCGAATACGCGATAAATCAAGCGGTCGAAACGATCAGAAACCGTCTCGATCAGTTCGGTCTAGCCGAGCCTACGGTAGCAAGGCAGGGCAAGGATAATATCCTAGTCGAGCTTCCCGGTATCAAAACGGCAGCCGATGAGCAGCGCGCTCGCGATCTCATCGCAAAAGCCGCACACCTCCAGCTAATGGCCGTCGATGAAAAGCGCCAGTCGCAGGCAAACTCGATGAGCGAAGCCGAGGCTGAGAGTTACGGCGACATCATCTATCCGGACGTCAAAAACGAGCAAATAAAATACGTCGTAAAAAACATCCCCGTCCTTGACGGCGCGATGCTAACGGACGCTAGGGTTGCCTTTGATCAGCGCACAAACTCGCCTATCATCAGCTTTACTCTAAACGCCGAGGGAGCTAGAATTTTTGGCGATTTTACGGGCGCAAATGTGGGAAAACGTCTAGCTATCGTGCTTGACGGTAGGGTTTACTCTGCGCCGTCGATAAATGAGCGAATCGGCGGCGGAAGCGGTCAGATAAGCGGCGGATTTAGCGTTGAGGAGGCTCACGACGTAGCTATCGCGCTTAGAAGCGGCGCTCTTTTGGCTCCGGTAAAAATGCTAGAAAAGCGAAGCGTAGGACCGAGCCTGGGTGCAGATAGCATAAGACAATCTATGATCGCGCTAGCCTCGGCTTCGGTTTTGGTTGTGCTATTTATGATAGCTTATTACGGTTTTAGCGGCATTTTGGCAAATATCGCGCTTGTCGCAAATATCTTGATACTAGTCGCTGTGATGGCGATGTTCGGTGCCGCTCTAACGCTACCTGGAATGGCCGGTATAGTGCTAACTATCGGTATGGCGGTCGATGCTAACGTCATCATAAACGAGCGTATCAGGGAGCTGCTGCGCGACGGAGCTAGTATCGCAACAAGCGTGAAAAAAGGTTATGAGAACGCGATGAGCGCGATTATAGACGCAAATTTGACCACGCTTATTACCTCGGTAGTGCTTTACGCCTACGGTACGGGACCTGTTAAGGGCTTTGCCGTTACTATGGGTATAGGCATCATCGCTTCGATGATAACGGCGATCTTGGGTACTCACGGTATGTTTGATACGATTATAAATAAAATAGAAAAAAGCGGCAACACGCGGTTTTGGTTCGGTTATAAAAGGGTATAA
- a CDS encoding apolipoprotein N-acyltransferase: MKLRNFLLAWGSLIKKILSPYFSTKIIIKAFVGAILISNFILADLLGGEILNFISPFFAIAGFYLLLKFDRRGFFWTGFFIGIIWFYWINFSLVYYELSYLIPLEILAIGLIYGALFLIAGIPAQIWLKALLLILVSNIHPFGFNWLNLEAIFVPGIFAPNLLALAFIFAAILCLFYVKNRLKFIAFVALLACTVQYDTPNFKTLPFEVKLANTEVAQELKWQKQLKNEFINQNLDIIDEAISAGFRAVILPESAFPVYMTHERNLISELLEKSQKIAIVAGALARENGTNYNSAFFFDRGKMRRLDKFILVPFGEEIPLPAFARDLINKIFFGGAKDFETASAPSDYEIDGVKIRNAICYEATRDELFEGKFDVMIAVTNNGWFVPSTEPNLQRNLLKYYATKYGKVIYHSVNGSPSEIITPKQGLLDKFFR; the protein is encoded by the coding sequence ATGAAGCTACGAAATTTCCTTCTTGCATGGGGTTCCTTGATAAAAAAAATTTTAAGCCCTTATTTTAGCACTAAAATTATAATAAAAGCCTTTGTCGGCGCGATTTTAATCTCAAATTTTATACTAGCCGATCTTTTAGGCGGCGAAATTTTAAATTTCATCTCGCCGTTTTTTGCGATCGCGGGCTTTTATTTGCTACTAAAATTTGACCGCCGCGGCTTTTTTTGGACGGGATTTTTTATCGGGATCATTTGGTTTTACTGGATTAACTTTAGTCTCGTTTATTACGAGCTTAGCTACCTCATCCCGCTTGAGATTTTAGCTATCGGGCTGATTTACGGCGCGCTTTTTTTGATAGCGGGCATCCCGGCTCAAATTTGGCTAAAGGCTTTGCTGCTTATCTTGGTTTCAAACATCCATCCATTCGGCTTTAATTGGCTAAATTTGGAGGCTATTTTCGTGCCGGGAATTTTTGCGCCGAATTTGCTCGCCCTTGCGTTTATTTTCGCTGCGATTTTGTGCCTGTTTTACGTCAAAAACCGCCTCAAATTTATCGCTTTTGTTGCGCTTTTAGCATGCACCGTTCAGTACGATACGCCAAATTTTAAAACTCTACCTTTTGAAGTGAAGCTTGCAAACACCGAAGTCGCACAAGAGCTAAAGTGGCAAAAGCAGCTAAAAAACGAGTTTATAAATCAAAATTTAGATATCATTGATGAGGCGATAAGCGCGGGATTTAGAGCGGTTATTTTACCCGAGAGCGCCTTTCCCGTTTATATGACGCACGAGCGAAATCTCATCTCCGAGCTGCTGGAAAAATCGCAAAAGATCGCTATCGTCGCTGGCGCGCTAGCTCGCGAAAACGGAACAAACTACAACTCGGCGTTTTTCTTTGACCGCGGCAAGATGCGGCGGCTGGATAAATTTATCCTAGTGCCCTTTGGCGAGGAGATTCCGCTACCGGCGTTTGCGCGTGATTTGATAAATAAAATATTTTTTGGCGGCGCGAAGGATTTTGAGACGGCGAGCGCTCCGAGCGACTACGAGATAGACGGCGTAAAAATCAGAAACGCGATCTGCTACGAAGCGACGCGAGACGAGCTATTTGAGGGCAAATTTGACGTTATGATCGCAGTGACCAATAACGGCTGGTTCGTGCCTAGCACCGAGCCCAATTTGCAGCGAAATTTGCTCAAATACTACGCTACGAAATACGGCAAAGTAATCTATCACAGCGTAAACGGCTCGCCGTCTGAGATAATAACGCCAAAGCAAGGCTTGCTCGATAAATTTTTCAGATAA
- the sstT gene encoding serine/threonine transporter SstT: MFSKLAKRFADGNLIVQILIGIALGAVIGFWTHYQAAPYNELIAKGVSDAAQLAAAKKDLTDVANSVANSIAVLGNLFVGALKAIAPILVFVLVATSIIVKEFGHAKGMQKVVTLYLVGTFLAAVVAVVASFLFPMELVLKGVESANMSAPQGIVDVLKDLIFKMVQNPITALSTGNYIGIITWAVGGGIAMRFCTQETKKVFQDVSDGVTKIVRFIIRLAPFGIFGLVTISIHETGFEALAGYLKLILVLVGAMAFVSFVVYPAMVFVVTKKNPYPLVMTCVRESAVTAFFTRSSAANIPVNMALCKKLGLKEELYSISIPLGATINMGGAAVTIGILALAAVNSIPSITVDFGDALLLCFISALGACGASGVAGGSLLLVPLACALFGIGNDIAMQVVGVGFIIGVIQDSVETAVNSASDVLFTAVASETVE, translated from the coding sequence ATGTTTAGCAAACTGGCAAAAAGGTTCGCCGACGGAAATTTGATCGTTCAAATTTTGATCGGCATAGCTCTAGGCGCCGTTATCGGCTTTTGGACGCACTATCAGGCGGCTCCCTATAACGAACTAATCGCAAAAGGCGTGAGCGACGCAGCGCAATTAGCCGCAGCAAAAAAAGACCTAACCGATGTGGCAAATTCGGTCGCAAACTCTATCGCGGTCTTGGGAAATCTATTTGTCGGCGCGCTTAAAGCTATCGCGCCTATCCTTGTTTTCGTACTAGTTGCGACATCTATCATCGTAAAAGAATTCGGCCACGCAAAAGGCATGCAAAAGGTAGTTACGCTTTACCTAGTCGGCACGTTTTTGGCTGCCGTGGTAGCGGTCGTAGCTAGCTTTCTTTTCCCGATGGAGCTCGTGCTAAAAGGCGTCGAGAGCGCAAATATGAGCGCTCCGCAAGGCATCGTGGACGTCTTAAAAGACCTCATCTTTAAAATGGTTCAAAACCCTATCACCGCGCTATCTACGGGCAACTACATCGGCATCATCACTTGGGCCGTGGGCGGCGGTATCGCGATGAGATTTTGCACGCAAGAAACTAAAAAAGTATTCCAAGACGTTAGCGACGGCGTGACTAAAATCGTTAGATTTATCATCCGCCTTGCGCCGTTTGGTATCTTTGGTCTAGTTACTATCAGTATCCACGAGACGGGCTTTGAGGCGCTTGCGGGCTACCTAAAACTGATCCTAGTTCTAGTAGGCGCGATGGCTTTCGTTTCCTTCGTCGTTTACCCTGCGATGGTGTTTGTAGTCACCAAGAAAAACCCTTATCCGCTTGTTATGACTTGCGTTAGAGAGAGCGCGGTTACGGCGTTTTTCACTCGTTCGTCGGCGGCAAATATCCCCGTAAATATGGCGCTTTGCAAAAAACTAGGGCTAAAAGAAGAGCTCTACTCGATCTCTATCCCATTAGGAGCTACTATAAACATGGGCGGCGCAGCCGTAACTATCGGTATCTTGGCGCTTGCGGCGGTAAACTCGATCCCGTCTATCACGGTTGATTTTGGCGACGCGCTACTGCTTTGCTTTATCTCAGCCCTTGGCGCGTGCGGAGCTTCAGGCGTCGCGGGCGGTTCGCTACTACTCGTGCCGCTTGCTTGCGCGCTATTTGGTATCGGTAACGACATCGCGATGCAAGTTGTCGGCGTAGGATTTATCATCGGTGTGATACAAGACTCGGTAGAAACAGCCGTAAACAGCGCGTCTGACGTACTTTTCACCGCCGTAGCCTCAGAAACCGTAGAGTAA
- the secF gene encoding protein translocase subunit SecF: MQFFSKAHVYDFMSKRYIALGISAVLFFGSLFLMATKGFNYGIDFSGGTLIQVKYDSAVSLDKIRAALAKNEAYKNASVTEFGSAEEVTIRFSGASSNLGSDVGASVAELLKDTGKFEIRRTDVVGPKVGDELREKGVMALAISLVGILIYIAFRFEWRFAMAAVASEIHDVVITMGAISFFAIDVNLDTLAAILTVVGYSLNDTIIVFDRIRENIKTSKSTHLDTIINESVSATLTRTILTSGTTLITVVVLFLFGGDMIHGFSLALIVGIVIGTLSSIFVAAPMLLWFKFSVEKYRAMEAEKARVQREKDKQRAMFEKGTI, encoded by the coding sequence ATGCAATTTTTCTCAAAGGCACATGTTTATGATTTTATGAGCAAGCGCTACATCGCGCTCGGCATATCTGCTGTACTATTTTTTGGTTCGCTTTTTTTGATGGCGACGAAGGGCTTTAACTACGGCATCGACTTTTCTGGCGGTACGCTCATCCAGGTGAAATACGATAGTGCAGTCTCTTTAGATAAAATTCGCGCAGCTTTGGCAAAAAACGAAGCCTATAAAAACGCGAGCGTTACGGAATTTGGCTCGGCGGAGGAAGTTACGATTAGATTTTCGGGAGCAAGCTCAAATTTAGGTAGCGACGTCGGAGCTAGCGTAGCTGAGCTTTTAAAAGATACGGGCAAATTTGAGATCCGCCGTACGGACGTGGTCGGGCCTAAAGTCGGCGACGAGCTACGCGAAAAGGGAGTGATGGCGCTTGCGATCTCGCTCGTGGGTATTTTGATCTACATCGCGTTTAGATTCGAGTGGAGATTTGCGATGGCGGCGGTTGCTTCGGAGATTCACGACGTCGTGATCACGATGGGCGCGATCAGTTTTTTTGCTATCGACGTAAATTTGGACACTCTCGCGGCGATCCTTACGGTCGTGGGCTACTCGCTAAACGATACGATTATCGTCTTTGACCGCATTAGAGAGAATATAAAAACCAGCAAGAGTACGCATCTTGATACGATAATAAACGAATCAGTCTCCGCGACGCTAACTAGAACGATACTCACATCGGGCACCACGCTCATCACGGTCGTCGTGCTATTTTTGTTCGGCGGAGATATGATACACGGATTTTCTTTGGCATTGATAGTGGGCATAGTCATCGGTACGCTTAGTTCGATATTCGTCGCTGCGCCTATGCTTTTGTGGTTTAAATTTAGCGTGGAGAAATACCGCGCGATGGAAGCGGAAAAGGCGCGCGTACAAAGAGAGAAAGACAAGCAACGCGCGATGTTTGAAAAAGGCACTATATAA
- the metK gene encoding methionine adenosyltransferase, with protein MYLFTSEVVSPGHPDKCADIIADSIVDTILMQDPNGRVASEVFVAGKNIIIGGEINSKVKLSFKDYEGIVKNALAKIGYDGKSKFTKEQCLHPDDVEIKVCINQQSADINQGVDQEGGEIGAGDQGIMFGFASCEANEYMPAAITYARMLCDKVYKFAKANPDKLGVDIKTQVTVDYGTKDNFENCKPQSIHTIVVSAPCVETMKIEELRALVQTLIDDAGLPKGLYDKSKTLIYINPTGRYVNHSSLHDSGLTGRKLIVDSFGGYSPIGGGAQSSKDYTKVDRSGLYAARWIAKNIVAAGLAKKCIVQLSYAIGMAKPTSVSVDTMGTQIVGVNDDMLSNFVSENFALTPRWITNKFGLDKPGKDTFLYAKVAAKGQVGNAKYPWEKLDAVDTFKALIK; from the coding sequence ATGTATTTATTTACTTCAGAGGTTGTGAGCCCGGGTCACCCGGATAAATGCGCCGACATCATCGCCGATAGTATCGTCGATACGATCTTGATGCAAGACCCAAACGGTCGCGTCGCCAGCGAAGTTTTTGTCGCTGGTAAAAACATTATAATAGGCGGCGAAATAAACTCAAAGGTTAAGTTAAGTTTCAAAGACTACGAAGGTATCGTTAAAAACGCACTGGCTAAAATCGGCTACGACGGCAAGTCTAAATTTACGAAAGAGCAGTGCCTACACCCAGACGACGTCGAGATAAAAGTCTGCATAAATCAGCAAAGTGCCGATATAAACCAAGGCGTCGATCAAGAAGGCGGCGAGATAGGCGCCGGGGATCAGGGCATAATGTTTGGCTTTGCTAGCTGCGAAGCGAACGAATATATGCCAGCAGCCATAACCTACGCCAGAATGCTTTGCGATAAGGTTTATAAATTTGCCAAGGCTAATCCCGATAAACTGGGCGTCGATATCAAAACTCAGGTCACCGTAGACTACGGTACCAAAGACAACTTTGAAAACTGCAAACCTCAAAGCATCCATACTATCGTTGTTTCGGCCCCTTGCGTCGAGACGATGAAGATAGAGGAGCTACGCGCTCTAGTGCAAACTCTCATAGACGATGCGGGCTTGCCAAAGGGGCTTTATGATAAAAGCAAAACTCTTATCTACATCAACCCGACCGGCCGATATGTAAATCACAGCTCGCTTCACGACAGCGGACTAACGGGCCGCAAGCTCATCGTAGATAGCTTTGGCGGATATAGCCCGATAGGCGGCGGCGCGCAAAGCAGTAAAGACTACACGAAAGTCGATCGCAGCGGTCTTTACGCGGCGCGCTGGATAGCTAAAAACATCGTAGCTGCAGGCCTTGCTAAAAAATGTATCGTCCAGCTAAGCTACGCTATCGGTATGGCAAAGCCAACCTCTGTGAGCGTCGATACGATGGGCACGCAGATCGTGGGCGTAAACGACGATATGCTGTCAAACTTCGTTAGCGAAAATTTCGCCCTCACTCCGCGCTGGATCACGAATAAATTCGGCCTGGATAAACCTGGCAAGGATACGTTTTTATACGCTAAAGTAGCGGCCAAAGGTCAAGTCGGAAACGCCAAATATCCGTGGGAAAAGCTTGACGCGGTTGATACTTTTAAAGCTTTGATTAAATAA
- the yajC gene encoding preprotein translocase subunit YajC — translation MQEGNFVASLLPLVVLFAIFYFLVIRPQQKQQKAHAAMIAALEKGDKIITSGGLICEVIKPEDDFIRVKLNDDVIVRVSREFIARKIEKTETKANA, via the coding sequence ATGCAAGAAGGAAATTTCGTAGCTTCATTACTGCCTCTAGTCGTGCTTTTCGCGATATTTTATTTTTTGGTTATCAGACCGCAGCAAAAACAGCAAAAAGCTCATGCCGCGATGATAGCCGCACTCGAAAAAGGCGACAAGATCATAACTAGCGGCGGACTAATCTGCGAGGTGATAAAACCGGAAGATGATTTTATCAGAGTTAAGCTTAACGACGACGTAATCGTGCGCGTTTCACGCGAATTTATCGCGAGAAAAATAGAAAAAACAGAGACGAAAGCAAATGCGTAA
- a CDS encoding DUF6394 family protein — MNWGKVVYIFFALMSLTTTAGFLYDKNEIALFVAASVNVISTLLKIGVKNVFAAELFASSLVADLHLIPAFVLLQVNGNAHMAYSLSIGAAIANVFSLALVLVESGKTQEEF, encoded by the coding sequence ATGAACTGGGGCAAGGTTGTTTATATATTTTTCGCGCTTATGAGCCTGACGACGACAGCGGGGTTTTTATACGATAAAAACGAGATTGCGCTATTTGTAGCGGCGAGCGTAAACGTGATCTCAACGCTGCTAAAAATCGGCGTCAAAAATGTCTTTGCCGCAGAGCTTTTTGCTAGCTCGCTGGTGGCCGACTTGCATCTTATTCCGGCTTTTGTGCTGCTTCAGGTAAACGGTAACGCGCATATGGCGTATTCGCTATCGATCGGCGCCGCGATAGCAAACGTCTTTTCTTTGGCGCTTGTTCTGGTCGAGTCCGGTAAGACGCAAGAAGAATTTTAG
- a CDS encoding M3 family oligoendopeptidase, whose product MNVWDLTPLFKNEKELEISALSLQKECEKFEAKYSDKFLNLSDEEFFSALNEYENLLENIARVQIYVSLVFSKDTSKGAFYAKFDELSSKAQNHLLFFELKFNEFDEARQNKIIAKSARLGYYLDSIAKEKAHQLSLKEEQILLRTANTGAEGFSRLFDETLSALKFKFKGKMLGEEEILSKLHSPDRAERKAAAKSLSGGLAPQQHLLSYIYNMIKTSLKTSCELRKFDLPESPRHFSNQTTKASVDALIKAAETSFDLPIKFYEKKRKILGFKKLYDYDRYAPLGESKSIYKFDECKKIVLETFSKFSPKFGEIAARAFKEGWIDVYPAENKRGGAFSQSGVAKAHPYVLLNHTDERRDLFTLAHELGHAAHQNLAYESVGFLNADTPLTTAETASVFCEMLVFDHVKSTLKGREKTALLAGKIEDIFATLYRQINFTTFERRVHAHEGEISAEELNKIWLEESAKMFGQSVALNDYYKIWWSYIPHFIHTPFYCYAYSYAQLLVLAIFGLYKSGKCENFTQIYTKFLSAGGSRSPKELVGMFGFDIEDAAFWQIGINEVRKLVEEFCQEA is encoded by the coding sequence ATGAACGTTTGGGACTTGACCCCGCTTTTTAAAAACGAAAAAGAGCTGGAGATTTCGGCTCTTTCGTTACAAAAAGAGTGCGAAAAATTTGAGGCGAAATACTCGGATAAGTTCTTAAATTTAAGCGACGAGGAGTTTTTTTCCGCGCTTAACGAGTATGAAAATTTGTTAGAAAACATCGCTCGCGTACAAATTTACGTGAGCCTAGTTTTCTCAAAAGACACCTCAAAGGGCGCGTTTTACGCCAAATTTGACGAGCTTAGCTCAAAAGCGCAAAATCATCTGTTATTTTTTGAGCTTAAATTTAACGAATTTGACGAAGCCAGACAAAACAAAATCATCGCCAAAAGTGCTAGGCTTGGCTACTATCTAGATAGTATCGCAAAAGAAAAAGCCCACCAGCTAAGCCTAAAAGAGGAGCAAATTTTACTGCGCACGGCAAACACGGGCGCGGAAGGTTTTTCGCGGCTTTTTGACGAGACACTAAGCGCGCTTAAGTTTAAATTTAAAGGCAAAATGCTGGGCGAAGAGGAGATCTTATCCAAGCTTCACAGCCCAGACCGAGCCGAGCGAAAAGCAGCCGCAAAGAGCCTCTCTGGCGGCTTAGCGCCCCAGCAGCATCTACTTAGCTACATCTATAATATGATCAAAACCAGCCTAAAAACTAGCTGCGAACTGCGGAAATTTGATCTGCCAGAAAGTCCTCGGCATTTTTCAAACCAAACGACCAAGGCTAGCGTGGACGCGCTCATAAAGGCCGCCGAGACGAGCTTTGATCTGCCGATTAAATTTTACGAAAAAAAGCGCAAAATTTTAGGCTTTAAAAAGCTCTACGACTACGATAGATACGCGCCGCTGGGCGAGAGCAAGAGCATTTATAAATTTGACGAATGCAAAAAAATCGTGCTTGAGACTTTTTCTAAATTTAGCCCGAAATTCGGCGAGATAGCCGCTCGCGCGTTTAAAGAGGGCTGGATCGACGTTTATCCGGCCGAAAATAAACGAGGCGGCGCCTTTTCGCAATCAGGCGTCGCAAAAGCCCATCCATACGTGCTTTTAAACCACACCGACGAGAGGCGGGATCTTTTTACACTAGCGCACGAGCTAGGTCACGCCGCGCATCAAAATCTAGCCTATGAAAGCGTCGGATTTCTAAACGCCGACACGCCGCTAACTACGGCAGAAACAGCATCGGTCTTTTGCGAGATGCTGGTTTTTGATCACGTCAAAAGCACGCTAAAAGGCAGAGAAAAAACCGCCCTACTCGCCGGCAAGATCGAGGATATCTTCGCCACGCTCTACCGCCAGATAAACTTCACTACCTTTGAGCGCCGAGTTCACGCGCATGAGGGCGAGATCAGCGCCGAGGAGCTAAATAAAATTTGGCTTGAGGAGAGTGCTAAGATGTTCGGGCAAAGCGTCGCGCTAAACGACTACTATAAAATTTGGTGGAGTTACATCCCGCACTTCATCCATACGCCGTTTTACTGCTACGCCTACTCCTACGCGCAGCTTTTGGTGCTGGCGATTTTTGGGCTTTATAAAAGCGGCAAATGCGAAAATTTCACGCAAATTTACACCAAGTTTTTAAGCGCGGGCGGCTCGCGATCGCCAAAAGAGCTGGTCGGGATGTTTGGCTTTGATATCGAGGACGCTGCGTTTTGGCAGATCGGTATAAACGAGGTTAGAAAGCTAGTGGAGGAGTTTTGCCAGGAGGCGTAA